The following proteins are encoded in a genomic region of Kosakonia oryzae:
- a CDS encoding ABC transporter substrate-binding protein — MKLKALCLGMGLLCSLSSFAATELRYGVEAEYPPFESRNAAGELEGFDIELGNAICKAAQLKCSWVETSFDALIPGLTAKKFDAINSAMNITEQRRKSIDFTQPIYRIPSQLVGKSGDGMEATAEGLKGKTIGVLQGSIQETYAKEHWEKHGVTVVSYKDQNMAWGDLLNGRIDASLVMSAAGQAGFLSKPQGKGFGFIGKPVSDDTILGSGIGFGLRKGDDATKKQLDAAIDKVRADGTIKNLAEKYFPGIDVSVSAQ, encoded by the coding sequence ATGAAACTAAAAGCACTCTGTCTGGGGATGGGTTTGCTCTGCTCACTCTCTTCATTCGCGGCAACCGAACTGCGTTACGGCGTTGAGGCGGAATATCCGCCGTTCGAAAGCCGCAATGCCGCAGGCGAGCTGGAAGGGTTTGATATCGAGCTGGGAAACGCCATCTGTAAAGCCGCACAACTGAAATGCAGTTGGGTGGAGACCTCGTTTGATGCGCTGATCCCAGGGCTGACGGCGAAAAAATTTGATGCCATTAACTCGGCGATGAACATCACCGAACAACGGCGTAAAAGCATCGATTTCACGCAACCAATTTACCGCATTCCTTCACAACTGGTCGGTAAAAGCGGCGATGGGATGGAAGCCACTGCGGAAGGGCTGAAAGGGAAAACCATCGGCGTGTTGCAGGGTTCCATTCAGGAAACTTACGCCAAAGAGCACTGGGAAAAGCACGGTGTCACGGTGGTGTCGTATAAAGATCAGAATATGGCGTGGGGAGATTTACTGAACGGCCGTATTGACGCCTCTTTGGTGATGTCGGCGGCGGGGCAGGCAGGTTTCCTCAGCAAGCCGCAGGGGAAAGGGTTTGGCTTTATCGGCAAACCGGTATCGGACGATACGATCCTCGGCAGCGGCATCGGTTTTGGGCTGCGCAAAGGTGACGATGCGACGAAAAAACAGCTTGATGCCGCCATTGATAAAGTTCGTGCTGACGGCACCATCAAAAATCTGGCGGAAAAATATTTCCCCGGTATTGATGTTAGCGTGAGCGCACAATAA
- a CDS encoding methyltransferase: MAIETLMSERISHMLTKDRHAFTGEKEALALLEFSMGFVWQAALRTAVILGVAEQLTTEAKTVKQLSAALNTDSGRLRRILRILASRGLFHCAENDVISLTPMAELLLEDHPWSLRHAILMLTDKTFWWPALELTETVRGGDAFHRLFGSAFYDYWAQQDQTNNVFHRGMYSMSRVENEVLVRAYDFPPQVTVADIAGGYGNLLLNILRHNPTTKGILFDRAEVLAGNILHHLNDNSRWSLIAGNFFETCPSADIYVLKYIVMDWVSEKALQILKNCRKAMPAQGKVLLLEPCIAAADNDPGSYAVDLLLLSSFAGGQVRTPAELNALFSAAGLKLNRIIRTESWLSIIEAVAA, from the coding sequence ATGGCGATCGAGACGCTAATGTCTGAGAGGATTTCACACATGTTAACCAAAGATAGACACGCTTTTACTGGTGAGAAAGAGGCGTTGGCTTTATTAGAATTCTCCATGGGTTTTGTCTGGCAGGCGGCACTACGTACGGCGGTTATTTTAGGCGTTGCCGAACAATTAACGACAGAAGCGAAAACGGTGAAGCAACTTTCCGCCGCACTGAACACTGACAGTGGCCGATTGCGACGTATTTTGCGCATTCTGGCATCGCGCGGTCTCTTTCACTGCGCAGAAAACGATGTTATTTCCCTGACGCCAATGGCGGAATTACTGCTCGAGGATCACCCCTGGTCGTTACGTCATGCCATTCTGATGCTGACGGATAAAACCTTCTGGTGGCCCGCACTGGAACTGACTGAGACGGTACGTGGCGGTGATGCTTTTCACAGGCTTTTCGGCAGCGCATTCTATGATTACTGGGCGCAACAAGATCAAACGAATAACGTCTTTCACCGAGGAATGTACTCGATGTCACGGGTTGAAAATGAGGTGCTGGTACGCGCTTATGATTTTCCACCTCAGGTTACCGTGGCGGATATTGCCGGAGGGTATGGAAATTTATTGCTTAATATATTGCGTCATAACCCAACCACGAAAGGTATTCTTTTTGACCGCGCAGAGGTATTAGCCGGGAATATTTTGCACCACCTCAATGATAATTCCCGCTGGTCATTAATAGCGGGCAATTTTTTTGAAACCTGCCCGTCCGCAGATATTTACGTATTGAAGTACATTGTTATGGATTGGGTCAGCGAGAAGGCGCTGCAAATATTGAAAAACTGCCGTAAGGCAATGCCTGCGCAGGGCAAAGTGCTGTTACTTGAACCCTGTATCGCCGCAGCAGACAATGACCCGGGCAGTTACGCCGTTGATCTGCTGCTGCTCAGCAGTTTTGCCGGTGGGCAAGTCAGAACGCCGGCCGAACTCAACGCGTTGTTTTCGGCCGCTGGGTTAAAACTGAATCGCATTATCCGCACCGAGAGTTGGTTATCCATCATTGAAGCAGTCGCTGCGTAG
- a CDS encoding glucan biosynthesis protein D, producing the protein MNRRRFIQASMALAATYGTTGVASLFSRAAFAAETDIADGQSRRFDFSVLQSMAHDLSEQPWGGAPKALPNTLANLTPQAYNSIQYDAQHSLWNNVDGRQLDVQFFHVGMGFRRRVRMFSLDQETHQAREIHFRPELFNYHDAGVDTKQLEGQSDLGFAGFRAFKAPELARRDIVSFLGASYFRAVDSTFQYGLSARGVAIDTFTDQPEEFPDFTAFWFETAKPSDTTFTVYALLDSPSITGAYKFVIHCEESQVIMDVDNRLYARKDIKQLGIAPMTSMFSCGNNERRVCDTIHPQIHDSDRLAMWRGNGEWICRPLNNPQKLQFNAFQDENPKGFGLLQLDRDFSHYQDVMGWYNKRPSLWVEPRNRWGKGAVSLMEIPTTGETLDNIVCFWQPEKPVKAGDEFAFQYRLYWSAMPPVRSPLARVYATRTGMGGFPEGWAPGEHYPEKWARRFAIDFVGGDLKAAAPKGIEPVITLSSGEAKQIEILYVEPFDGYRILFDWYPTNDSTDPVEMRMFLRCQGDAISETWLYQYFPPAADKRNYVDDRVMR; encoded by the coding sequence ATGAACCGCAGACGATTTATTCAGGCATCCATGGCCCTTGCAGCCACCTACGGCACCACCGGTGTTGCATCTCTTTTCTCCCGCGCGGCGTTTGCGGCGGAGACGGATATTGCCGATGGGCAGAGCCGCCGTTTTGACTTCTCTGTGCTGCAATCAATGGCGCACGATCTGTCGGAGCAGCCGTGGGGTGGTGCGCCGAAAGCATTGCCGAATACGCTGGCAAACCTGACGCCGCAGGCTTACAACAGCATCCAGTATGATGCGCAGCACTCGCTGTGGAATAACGTCGACGGGCGTCAACTGGATGTGCAGTTCTTCCATGTCGGCATGGGTTTCCGCCGCCGCGTGCGCATGTTCTCGCTGGATCAGGAAACGCATCAGGCGCGTGAAATCCACTTCCGCCCGGAGCTGTTCAACTATCACGATGCGGGCGTGGATACCAAACAACTGGAAGGCCAGAGCGACCTCGGTTTTGCCGGTTTCCGTGCCTTTAAAGCGCCGGAACTGGCGCGCCGCGATATCGTCTCATTCCTCGGCGCGAGCTATTTCCGCGCGGTGGACAGCACCTTCCAGTATGGCCTTTCCGCGCGCGGCGTGGCCATTGACACCTTTACCGATCAGCCGGAAGAGTTCCCGGACTTTACCGCCTTCTGGTTCGAAACCGCGAAACCGTCTGATACCACCTTTACCGTCTATGCACTGCTGGACAGCCCGAGCATCACCGGGGCATACAAATTCGTGATCCACTGCGAAGAGAGCCAGGTGATCATGGATGTAGATAACCGCCTGTACGCGCGCAAAGACATCAAACAGCTCGGCATCGCGCCGATGACCAGTATGTTTAGTTGCGGCAACAATGAGCGTCGCGTTTGCGACACCATTCATCCACAAATTCACGATTCTGACCGTCTGGCAATGTGGCGCGGCAACGGCGAGTGGATCTGCCGTCCGCTGAATAACCCGCAGAAATTGCAGTTCAACGCTTTCCAGGATGAAAACCCGAAAGGCTTTGGTCTGTTGCAGTTGGACCGCGATTTCTCCCATTATCAGGATGTTATGGGCTGGTATAACAAACGCCCAAGTTTGTGGGTCGAGCCGCGCAACCGCTGGGGCAAAGGGGCGGTAAGCCTGATGGAGATCCCGACTACTGGCGAAACGCTGGATAACATTGTGTGCTTCTGGCAGCCGGAAAAACCGGTGAAAGCGGGCGATGAGTTTGCTTTCCAGTATCGTCTGTACTGGAGCGCGATGCCGCCGGTCCGTTCACCGCTGGCGCGTGTCTACGCGACCCGCACCGGAATGGGCGGCTTCCCGGAAGGCTGGGCACCGGGTGAGCATTATCCGGAGAAATGGGCGCGTCGTTTTGCCATCGATTTCGTCGGCGGCGATCTGAAAGCGGCCGCGCCGAAAGGCATTGAGCCGGTGATCACGCTCTCCAGCGGCGAAGCGAAACAGATTGAAATCCTGTATGTGGAACCGTTCGACGGTTACCGTATTCTCTTCGACTGGTATCCGACCAATGATTCCACCGATCCGGTGGAGATGCGCATGTTCCTGCGCTGTCAGGGCGATGCCATCAGTGAAACCTGGCTGTATCAATATTTCCCGCCCGCGGCGGACAAGCGTAACTACGTTGACGACCGCGTGATGCGTTAA
- the rimL gene encoding 50S ribosomal protein L7/L12-serine acetyltransferase, with product MATEHHSDTTIPVNDHITLQAADERFVHDLYQLIVKNRDYLQQFLDWPQYVRTVDDTRKTLQSNMLLHQRGYAKTFMIVVDEVVTGVLAFNTIEPLNKTAYIGYWLDKEAQGQGILSQALQALMAFYARRGDVRRFVIKCRVANHASNQVAKRNGFTLEGCLKQAEFLNGHYDDQNIWAKVVTHDQSA from the coding sequence ATGGCAACGGAACATCACTCAGATACCACCATTCCCGTAAACGACCATATTACCCTGCAGGCCGCAGACGAACGCTTTGTGCATGATTTATACCAGCTGATCGTAAAGAATCGCGACTATTTGCAGCAGTTTCTCGACTGGCCGCAGTATGTGCGCACGGTGGACGATACCCGTAAAACGCTACAAAGCAATATGCTGTTGCACCAGCGTGGCTACGCGAAGACCTTTATGATCGTGGTTGATGAAGTTGTCACTGGCGTGCTGGCGTTTAACACCATCGAACCGCTCAACAAGACGGCCTATATCGGCTACTGGCTGGATAAAGAGGCTCAGGGGCAGGGGATTTTGTCGCAGGCGTTGCAGGCACTGATGGCGTTTTATGCCCGCCGGGGCGATGTGCGGCGCTTTGTCATCAAATGCCGGGTGGCGAATCACGCCAGTAATCAGGTGGCGAAACGGAATGGTTTTACGCTGGAAGGCTGCCTGAAACAGGCGGAGTTTCTCAACGGCCACTATGACGACCAGAACATCTGGGCAAAAGTTGTCACCCACGACCAGTCCGCTTAA
- a CDS encoding LysR family transcriptional regulator, whose translation MISSSDFVALKTFLMVAEQLNFRAAAEQLGLSASAVSQQIAALEQRLGVRLFNRTTRSVSLTDDGQALYQHAAPLLENLTQALGNAQSRSHSLRGTLRIHAFRSAAQRFLDRKVPGFLATWPDVRIDITTQDAPIELVSGGYDLSLRLGEVLDPGLVAVPVGGRLHQIVVASPAYLASHAPIRHPNDLRQHNCIGWRWPGAVLPATWQFRHNNQTLTLPLSGNLVVDDRERQYQAAIAGVGFAQVTAERVETHLASGALVRILTAWEMEFDGYYLCWTAGKTMSPTMRAFIDWLRAD comes from the coding sequence ATGATCAGCAGCAGCGATTTTGTCGCCTTAAAAACGTTTTTGATGGTAGCGGAACAACTTAACTTCCGGGCGGCTGCCGAACAGTTGGGCCTCTCCGCATCCGCCGTCAGCCAGCAGATCGCGGCGCTGGAACAGCGGTTAGGCGTGCGGTTGTTCAATCGCACAACGCGTTCCGTCAGCCTGACCGATGATGGACAGGCACTCTATCAGCACGCTGCGCCATTACTGGAAAACCTGACGCAGGCGCTTGGCAATGCGCAGTCCCGCAGCCATTCACTGCGGGGAACGTTACGCATTCACGCGTTTCGCTCGGCGGCGCAGCGTTTCCTTGATCGAAAAGTCCCTGGCTTTTTGGCCACCTGGCCTGATGTGCGTATCGATATCACCACACAGGATGCGCCGATTGAATTGGTGTCCGGCGGGTACGATCTTTCACTGCGGCTGGGCGAGGTGCTGGATCCGGGGTTGGTTGCCGTTCCTGTGGGAGGCCGTTTGCACCAGATTGTGGTCGCCTCACCTGCTTACCTGGCGTCACATGCGCCGATCCGCCACCCCAACGATTTGCGCCAGCACAACTGTATCGGCTGGCGCTGGCCGGGTGCTGTATTGCCCGCCACCTGGCAATTTCGGCACAACAACCAGACATTGACGCTGCCGCTATCGGGGAATCTGGTGGTAGATGATCGTGAACGCCAGTATCAGGCGGCCATTGCCGGGGTTGGCTTTGCGCAAGTCACCGCAGAACGGGTTGAAACGCACCTGGCTTCCGGTGCGCTGGTGCGGATTCTGACCGCGTGGGAAATGGAATTTGACGGTTACTATCTGTGCTGGACGGCGGGAAAAACCATGTCCCCGACGATGCGCGCGTTTATTGACTGGCTGCGCGCAGATTAA
- a CDS encoding nuclear transport factor 2 family protein, with amino-acid sequence MTDAITQRLQIIEDKLAIYELIASHPPSADTALADYTASVYMPDGVFDRGGSLDGAQGAEAIAAFILRPEHEEAIRGGLAHFAGLPLIDLRGDRATVTSYLQIIALDKQGERRELANHGVSTGYRIHRVVVNRWLLERHAGRWKIRSRTLLPVDGSDAPRQLLARGLSSVLQSQN; translated from the coding sequence ATGACTGATGCGATTACGCAGCGACTGCAAATAATCGAAGACAAGCTCGCCATTTACGAACTGATTGCCTCACACCCACCGAGTGCCGATACCGCCCTTGCCGATTACACCGCATCGGTTTATATGCCGGACGGGGTATTTGATCGCGGCGGGAGTCTGGACGGTGCTCAGGGCGCGGAGGCGATCGCCGCCTTTATCCTCCGCCCGGAGCATGAAGAGGCGATTCGGGGAGGGCTGGCGCATTTTGCTGGCTTGCCGCTTATCGACTTGCGCGGTGACCGCGCCACCGTGACCTCATATTTACAGATCATCGCGCTGGATAAGCAGGGCGAGCGTCGGGAACTCGCCAACCATGGCGTGTCAACCGGGTATCGTATTCACCGGGTTGTGGTTAACCGCTGGCTGCTTGAACGCCATGCCGGGCGCTGGAAAATACGCAGCAGAACGCTGCTTCCTGTGGATGGCAGCGACGCACCGCGTCAACTGTTAGCCCGCGGTTTGTCCAGCGTTCTTCAATCGCAAAACTAG
- a CDS encoding anti-sigma factor family protein: MTLPPDEYDLHAWMDGETDEATSKRIEHYLAQNPAAAAQVAGWRRDAQQLRQAMQQQPVQLESPEPHYFRRQVRQQRQWKLATAFALMLALSVGGFTGWQMKESQMLMTHQPMEDAVQAYKLFDNTAVTPMDVVATQQTELTRWVSRYFINGHQPPNLEQYGFTLVGGRLIATAQGPAALIMYQGPSGTRVGWYIRPLSPVKLPHGERQADDVMAQYWSDEHYNYALVTPMNSAAVNGLRKAVSQATS, from the coding sequence ATGACGCTGCCACCTGATGAATACGATCTGCATGCCTGGATGGATGGCGAAACCGATGAAGCGACCTCAAAGCGGATTGAACACTATCTGGCGCAAAACCCGGCGGCAGCCGCACAAGTGGCGGGATGGCGGCGAGACGCGCAGCAGTTGCGCCAGGCAATGCAGCAGCAACCTGTGCAACTGGAAAGCCCCGAACCGCACTATTTTCGTCGCCAGGTGCGGCAGCAACGCCAGTGGAAACTGGCGACGGCATTTGCGCTGATGCTGGCGCTGAGCGTCGGCGGTTTCACCGGCTGGCAGATGAAAGAGTCGCAAATGTTGATGACCCATCAGCCGATGGAAGACGCGGTACAGGCTTATAAGCTGTTTGACAATACCGCCGTCACGCCGATGGATGTGGTTGCCACGCAGCAAACGGAGCTAACCCGCTGGGTGTCGCGCTATTTCATAAACGGTCATCAGCCGCCGAACCTGGAGCAGTACGGCTTTACGCTGGTTGGTGGAAGGTTGATTGCCACCGCGCAGGGACCCGCCGCGCTGATTATGTATCAGGGGCCAAGCGGCACGCGGGTTGGCTGGTACATTCGCCCGCTCAGCCCGGTGAAATTACCGCATGGTGAACGTCAGGCAGACGATGTCATGGCGCAGTACTGGAGCGATGAACATTACAACTACGCGCTGGTGACACCGATGAATTCCGCCGCCGTCAACGGATTGCGTAAAGCGGTTTCACAGGCGACCAGCTAG
- a CDS encoding RNA polymerase sigma factor codes for MQLTDDQIRQVMPHLQRFALWLTRNPHSADDLVQNCLTKALTRRPDNTEAESLRAWLFAILYRQFIDGERRRKRYMKLLSFFTGEEALSNSSESLAIADDTLALFATLPTEYRVILLLVSVEGLSYKEVAATLDIPTGTVMSRLSRARKMLHEKLEGKVTPLPLRRLK; via the coding sequence ATGCAACTGACCGATGATCAAATTCGTCAGGTGATGCCGCATTTGCAGCGTTTTGCCCTGTGGCTGACCCGCAATCCGCACAGCGCGGATGATCTGGTGCAAAACTGCCTGACGAAAGCGTTGACGCGCAGGCCGGATAACACCGAGGCGGAAAGCCTGCGCGCCTGGCTGTTCGCTATCCTCTACCGGCAATTTATTGACGGCGAGCGGCGACGCAAACGCTATATGAAGTTGCTGAGCTTTTTTACCGGCGAGGAAGCGCTTAGCAACTCGTCGGAGTCGCTGGCAATTGCCGACGATACGCTGGCGCTGTTCGCCACCTTGCCCACCGAGTATCGCGTCATTCTGCTGCTGGTGAGCGTTGAAGGGCTGAGCTATAAAGAGGTGGCCGCCACGCTGGATATTCCGACCGGCACCGTAATGTCCCGCCTGTCGCGGGCGCGCAAAATGTTGCATGAGAAATTAGAAGGTAAGGTAACACCGTTACCGCTGAGGAGACTGAAATGA
- a CDS encoding cytochrome b encodes MKQVAYFHPALRVLHWLMAAAIIAMLFIGVLMVSTISSLHSLLVSIHKPLGMMILVLVVVRLWLRFYTATPALPASLPAWQRAMAHLSHWALYAMMLAQPLIGWAMLSAAGYPVSLGSGFVLPPILPVNNDWYAILRPLHSLVALALFITVMLHLAAALLHALILRDGVFESMSGTRKR; translated from the coding sequence ATGAAACAGGTTGCTTATTTTCACCCGGCGCTGCGCGTCCTGCACTGGCTGATGGCGGCAGCGATCATCGCCATGCTGTTTATTGGCGTGCTGATGGTCTCAACCATTTCGTCACTGCACAGTTTGCTGGTGTCAATTCATAAACCGCTGGGTATGATGATTCTCGTCCTGGTGGTCGTGCGTTTGTGGCTGCGGTTTTATACTGCCACACCAGCGTTACCGGCATCGCTGCCCGCCTGGCAGCGCGCAATGGCGCACCTCTCGCACTGGGCGCTCTATGCAATGATGCTGGCGCAACCGCTGATCGGCTGGGCAATGCTGTCGGCGGCAGGCTACCCTGTATCATTAGGTTCAGGCTTCGTTTTACCGCCCATTCTGCCGGTAAATAATGACTGGTACGCGATCCTGCGTCCGCTGCATTCTTTGGTCGCGTTGGCGCTATTTATTACGGTGATGCTGCATCTGGCCGCCGCCTTATTACACGCGTTAATACTGCGTGACGGGGTATTTGAAAGTATGTCCGGAACCCGCAAGCGATAA
- a CDS encoding catalase family peroxidase, translating into MTQTPFTPRQLITRLAVIALVPLLFIVLFLWGGGWLSPQRLTSDKLVGVLQQAGGEHPGFRRNHAKGICVIGRFISNGNASALSRASVFAAGETPVIGRFAIAGGNPSAPDYAVPVRSLALAFQLANGEQWRTGMNAMPFFPVSTVEQFYELQVASLPDPATGKPNPEKFKAFVQKNPEIMPFLAWAKQNVPSSSWASDRFNSLNAFRFIDKSGAAHLVRWSVVPHTAYQPIGAAQKNDNDFLQKDIQQRLAQGPLQWDLLITVAAKGDDGSHASQVWPADRQTINAGTLELSQATAQQQGPCNDINYDPLILPDGIAASDDPLLNARSAAYAKSYNARTREQAAQTGAH; encoded by the coding sequence ATGACCCAAACTCCCTTTACTCCACGCCAGTTAATCACGCGCCTTGCCGTCATTGCACTGGTTCCGTTGCTGTTTATCGTACTGTTTTTATGGGGCGGCGGCTGGCTGTCGCCTCAACGGCTAACCTCCGACAAGCTGGTCGGCGTATTGCAACAAGCCGGTGGCGAACATCCGGGGTTTCGCCGCAATCATGCCAAAGGTATTTGTGTGATCGGGCGTTTTATCTCTAATGGCAATGCCAGCGCACTTTCACGGGCTTCGGTATTCGCTGCGGGAGAAACACCGGTGATCGGGCGTTTTGCCATTGCTGGCGGGAACCCCTCCGCGCCGGATTACGCCGTGCCGGTTCGTAGCCTGGCGCTGGCCTTTCAGCTGGCAAACGGTGAACAGTGGCGCACCGGAATGAATGCCATGCCGTTTTTCCCGGTTTCGACGGTAGAACAGTTTTATGAGCTACAAGTCGCTTCGCTGCCGGACCCGGCAACCGGTAAGCCGAACCCGGAAAAATTCAAAGCGTTTGTGCAGAAAAACCCCGAGATTATGCCGTTTCTGGCGTGGGCAAAACAGAACGTCCCCTCCTCAAGCTGGGCGAGCGATCGCTTTAACAGCCTGAATGCCTTCCGCTTTATCGACAAATCCGGCGCGGCGCATCTGGTACGCTGGAGCGTGGTGCCGCACACCGCTTATCAGCCGATCGGCGCGGCGCAGAAAAACGATAACGATTTTCTGCAAAAAGATATCCAGCAGCGCCTGGCACAAGGGCCATTACAGTGGGATCTGCTGATCACCGTGGCCGCAAAAGGTGACGACGGCAGCCACGCATCGCAAGTCTGGCCCGCCGATCGTCAGACCATCAATGCCGGAACGCTGGAGCTGAGTCAGGCCACTGCCCAGCAACAAGGCCCGTGCAATGACATCAACTATGATCCGCTGATCCTGCCCGATGGCATCGCCGCCTCTGACGATCCATTACTGAATGCGCGTTCGGCGGCCTACGCCAAATCGTACAACGCGCGCACCCGCGAACAAGCCGCACAGACAGGAGCCCACTGA
- a CDS encoding SDR family oxidoreductase, translating into MKINGNTILITGGTRGIGRALAQAFHQRGNQVIITGRRQTLINEMLRENPGMAGFCLDVGNDAQLAGLTQYVRAHFPGLNVLIANAGISQTEDVTRDSWSAEVAQQIVDTNIMGVIRTTAALLPLIKQQPQATLMVTSSALAFVPRADFPTYCASKAFLHTWLLCLRHQLKHIPLEVLELSPPYVQTTLTGREQATDPRAMPLADYINEVMQLLEQQAHPDGEILLERDKPRRRAEREGTFAQIFQAMNPDV; encoded by the coding sequence GTGAAAATTAACGGCAATACGATTCTGATCACCGGCGGCACTCGCGGCATTGGCCGTGCGCTGGCGCAAGCGTTCCATCAACGGGGCAACCAGGTGATTATCACCGGGCGTCGCCAGACGCTGATTAATGAGATGCTGCGTGAGAACCCCGGCATGGCCGGGTTTTGCCTGGATGTTGGCAATGACGCTCAGCTTGCCGGCCTGACGCAATACGTCAGGGCGCACTTTCCCGGGCTGAATGTGCTGATAGCCAATGCCGGGATCTCGCAGACGGAGGATGTCACGCGCGATAGCTGGAGCGCGGAGGTGGCGCAGCAGATCGTTGACACCAATATTATGGGCGTGATCCGTACAACGGCGGCGCTGCTCCCCCTCATCAAACAGCAGCCGCAGGCAACATTGATGGTAACCAGTTCCGCGCTGGCTTTCGTACCGCGCGCCGATTTCCCGACCTATTGCGCCAGTAAGGCCTTTTTGCACACCTGGCTGCTCTGCCTGCGCCATCAGCTTAAGCACATTCCGCTGGAGGTTCTTGAACTCTCCCCGCCCTATGTGCAGACGACGTTAACCGGTCGCGAACAGGCTACCGATCCGCGCGCCATGCCGCTGGCAGACTATATCAATGAAGTGATGCAGCTTCTTGAGCAGCAGGCGCATCCGGACGGCGAGATCCTGCTTGAGCGCGATAAACCCCGGCGCCGGGCAGAAAGAGAGGGAACTTTTGCGCAGATTTTTCAGGCCATGAACCCCGACGTTTAA